CTCCACATACACACCGCTTCTCATTTCTGATTTCTCTTTCTGCTCCTACGCGGTTTCTTCTCTCTGTTGCAGAGCCTCCATATATATCATACCCAACACCTCTACTCTTCTTCTATTCATTTCTTACAACCACTCAAGTCCAGAGCAATGGCTGATCGAGTTCACCCCAAAGCCTCTTCTCCTGAAGCCACGTCGCCTCGCCCACCCCAATCCCCATCCAATTCCAATCCTCCAACGCCGGAAAATCCCGTCCCTCCCGCGGGGACCTATGTCATCCAGATCCCCAAGGACCAGATCTTCCGCCACCCGCCTCCCGAAAACGCCCGCCGCTACCAGAAGTACAGTGGCCGGAAGCCTCGACGGAGCGGCTGCTGCTGCTGCCTCTGCTGGTTCCTCGGCCTCGCCGCGCTCCTCATCTTCCTACTCGCCATCGCCGCTGGTATTTTCTACCTCGTTATCCGGCCCAAGGCCCTCAGCTACTCCGTCGAGGACATCTCCATCACCGGCTTCAATGTCTCCTCGGCGGCCTCGACAGCGTCGATCTCGCCGGAGTTCGATGTCACCGTCAGGGCCGACAACCCAAACAAGAAGATCAGTATCTACTACGAGGAAGACAGCTCAGTTAAAGTCTACTACTCCGACGTCGACCTGTGTAACGGAGTCCTGCCGGCGTTCTACCAGCCCCCCAAGAACGTCACCGTGTTCCAGACTGCGCTAAAGGGCTCCGGCGTCGTTTTGACGAGCGGCATGAAGGAAACCTTGGTGAATCAACAGCGTGAAGGGAATATTCCGTTGAAGCTGAAGTTGAAGGCGCCGGTGAAGATCAGGGTGGGGTCCGTTAAGACATGGACGATCACCGTTAAAGTTTCGTGTGACTTAACGGTGGATAAGTTAACGGCGGAGTCGAAGATCGTTTCCAAGGACTGTGATTTCAGCGTGAGACTTTGGTAAAGAGAAAGGAAGAGGGAACATCTTACATGTACTTAAGTTGGctgtattgattttttttttttttttttcctttctttctttctgattttgaagaattgaggAGGGCATACATGTTACAGATTGATTGAATTTATATACATATCAGCATATGATTTACTCTATTGTTGGTGTTTGACATTGAATGGTTGGTTCATAGacaattaattgtaaaaatggGGGTTTTCTTAGTatttcccagcaaccaaa
The sequence above is drawn from the Vitis riparia cultivar Riparia Gloire de Montpellier isolate 1030 chromosome 6, EGFV_Vit.rip_1.0, whole genome shotgun sequence genome and encodes:
- the LOC117916872 gene encoding NDR1/HIN1-like protein 13 produces the protein MADRVHPKASSPEATSPRPPQSPSNSNPPTPENPVPPAGTYVIQIPKDQIFRHPPPENARRYQKYSGRKPRRSGCCCCLCWFLGLAALLIFLLAIAAGIFYLVIRPKALSYSVEDISITGFNVSSAASTASISPEFDVTVRADNPNKKISIYYEEDSSVKVYYSDVDLCNGVLPAFYQPPKNVTVFQTALKGSGVVLTSGMKETLVNQQREGNIPLKLKLKAPVKIRVGSVKTWTITVKVSCDLTVDKLTAESKIVSKDCDFSVRLW